Proteins found in one Sporosarcina jeotgali genomic segment:
- the ilvB gene encoding acetolactate synthase large subunit, which produces MSTELKLKTAPAVKEDDAVPKHPANGSDVLIRSLKEQQVEIIFGYPGGAVLPIYDALYQNPIQHILARHEQGAIHAAEGYARVSGNPGVVIATSGPGATNLVTGITDAMMDSIPLVVFTGQVASSVIGTDAFQEADIIGITQPITKHNYQVSRVEDLPRIIKEAFHIASTGRPGPVVVDIPKDIATASAENVPEAPIELNLPGYQPTVHPNYLQIQKTITLIKQAKQPVILAGAGVLHAKATEQLKEFAEVNRIPVANTLLGLGSIAGDHELFLGMAGMHGTYTSNMAISECDVLINIGARFDDRLTGNLKRFARNAAVVHIDIDPAEIGKNVPTAIPIVADAKEALTALLKHPACKPDTEVWLTKLESLTKNFPLWYVEDPEHLLPQQALELIHKITEGDAIVTTDVGQHQMWTAQYYGLNHADRWVTSGGLGTMGFGFPAAIGAQLAKPDARVIAVVGDGGFQMTAQELSLLQELRIPVKVVILNNEALGMVRQWQQTFFEERYSQSLIPIQPDFVKLAEAYDLKGYRIRNASEAEVVFTEALLSDEPVLIDCRVKRMENVYPMVAPGKGISEMIGVSAP; this is translated from the coding sequence ATGAGTACGGAATTGAAGTTGAAAACGGCACCTGCAGTGAAGGAGGATGATGCTGTTCCGAAGCATCCAGCTAATGGATCAGATGTTTTGATCCGTTCCTTGAAAGAACAGCAAGTCGAAATCATTTTTGGCTATCCAGGCGGTGCAGTACTTCCAATTTACGATGCACTGTATCAAAATCCAATTCAACATATTTTAGCCCGACATGAACAAGGGGCGATCCATGCTGCTGAAGGGTATGCCAGAGTTTCAGGAAATCCCGGTGTCGTGATTGCCACATCTGGACCAGGCGCAACCAACCTTGTCACAGGTATTACAGATGCCATGATGGATTCTATTCCCCTCGTTGTATTCACAGGCCAAGTCGCAAGCAGCGTCATTGGAACAGATGCTTTTCAGGAAGCGGATATTATTGGGATTACGCAACCGATCACAAAGCATAACTACCAAGTAAGCAGAGTAGAAGATCTGCCGCGGATTATTAAAGAAGCGTTTCATATTGCATCGACCGGAAGACCAGGACCTGTTGTCGTAGATATTCCTAAAGACATCGCTACAGCTTCTGCAGAAAACGTCCCGGAAGCTCCTATTGAACTTAATTTACCCGGATATCAGCCTACTGTTCATCCGAATTATCTGCAAATTCAAAAAACCATCACGCTCATTAAGCAAGCAAAACAGCCAGTGATTTTAGCAGGTGCGGGTGTGCTGCACGCAAAAGCGACTGAACAATTAAAAGAATTTGCTGAAGTGAATCGGATTCCAGTTGCCAATACACTGCTTGGGTTAGGCAGTATCGCAGGGGATCACGAACTGTTCCTCGGAATGGCAGGCATGCACGGAACGTATACGTCGAACATGGCAATCAGCGAATGCGATGTACTCATCAATATCGGTGCAAGGTTTGACGATCGGCTAACCGGGAACCTAAAACGATTTGCAAGAAATGCTGCGGTTGTTCATATCGATATCGACCCTGCTGAAATCGGAAAAAACGTACCGACTGCAATTCCGATTGTAGCGGATGCGAAAGAGGCATTGACTGCATTATTGAAGCATCCAGCGTGTAAGCCAGATACCGAAGTGTGGTTAACGAAATTAGAAAGTCTGACAAAGAACTTCCCGCTTTGGTATGTGGAAGATCCAGAGCATCTTCTTCCTCAACAAGCGCTTGAGCTGATCCACAAGATTACAGAGGGAGATGCAATTGTGACGACGGATGTCGGACAGCACCAGATGTGGACTGCTCAGTATTATGGATTGAATCATGCGGATCGCTGGGTCACTTCTGGCGGTCTTGGGACGATGGGCTTCGGGTTCCCGGCAGCTATTGGGGCACAACTCGCAAAACCGGACGCTCGCGTGATTGCAGTAGTCGGTGACGGTGGTTTCCAAATGACCGCACAAGAATTGTCACTGCTTCAAGAACTCCGGATTCCAGTGAAGGTCGTAATCTTGAACAACGAAGCACTCGGAATGGTGCGGCAGTGGCAGCAGACGTTTTTCGAAGAACGTTATTCACAATCTCTAATTCCAATCCAGCCCGATTTCGTGAAGCTCGCAGAAGCCTACGATTTGAAAGGTTACCGCATTAGAAATGCATCGGAAGCGGAAGTCGTTTTTACAGAAGCGTTGTTGTCAGATGAACCTGTTTTGATCGACTGTCGTGTGAAACGTATGGAAAACGTCTATCCGATGGTTGCGCCGGGGAAAGGAATTTCAGAAATGATTGGAGTGAGTGCGCCATGA
- the ilvN gene encoding acetolactate synthase small subunit — MKRVITVTVINQSGVLNRVTGLLMKRQFNIESITVGHTEQSGMSKMTFIVHVEDEQKIEQLVKQLQKQIDVIKVNDITDKSIVLRELALVKVTSPPSARGEMNSLVEPFRATVVDSGKNIVTYQVTGDPEKIDAFIALLKPYGIKELTRTGTAAFVREVQKAPSPLLSILK; from the coding sequence ATGAAACGAGTCATCACAGTAACAGTTATTAATCAAAGCGGCGTGCTGAACCGAGTCACTGGATTGCTCATGAAGCGGCAATTCAACATTGAAAGTATTACGGTTGGTCACACGGAGCAGTCGGGAATGTCGAAAATGACGTTTATCGTCCATGTGGAGGATGAGCAGAAGATCGAGCAGCTGGTGAAACAGCTGCAAAAGCAAATCGATGTGATAAAGGTGAATGATATTACCGACAAGTCGATTGTGCTGCGTGAGCTGGCGCTGGTAAAGGTGACGTCTCCGCCATCCGCAAGGGGAGAGATGAACAGCCTGGTGGAGCCGTTTCGGGCGACTGTCGTGGATTCCGGAAAGAACATCGTGACGTATCAAGTGACAGGTGATCCGGAAAAAATCGACGCGTTCATTGCCTTGCTGAAGCCATATGGCATCAAGGAGCTCACACGAACAGGCACGGCAGCATTCGTCCGAGAAGTCCAAAAAGCCCCATCTCCATTGTTATCGATTTTGAAATAA
- the ilvC gene encoding ketol-acid reductoisomerase: MTNMYYNQDINENVLDGKKIAVIGYGSQGHAHAQNLKDSGFDVVVGIRPGKSFDKAKEDGLEVATVAEAAEQADVIMVLLPDERQKQVYEEEIAPALKAGKALAFAHGFNIHFGQIKPPADVDVFLVAPKGPGHLVRRTFEAGAGVPALFGVYQDASGTARETALAYSKGIGSARGGVLETSFEEETVTDLFGEQAVLCGGLTSLIKAGFETLVEAGYQPELAYFETLHETKLIVDLMYEGGMAGMRYSVSDTAEWGDFVSGPRVIDADTKARMKSILEDIQSGKFAKEWIQENEDGRPNFNRIEKEEAGHQLEEVGEKLRAMMPFVAKGLKKEEEVTAGATN, translated from the coding sequence ATGACAAACATGTATTATAACCAGGACATCAACGAGAACGTATTGGACGGCAAGAAAATCGCGGTAATCGGATATGGTTCACAAGGTCACGCACACGCACAAAACTTGAAAGACTCTGGATTCGATGTGGTCGTAGGAATTCGTCCAGGGAAGTCATTCGACAAGGCAAAAGAAGATGGTCTTGAAGTAGCGACTGTTGCTGAAGCTGCAGAGCAAGCAGACGTAATCATGGTATTGCTTCCTGATGAGCGCCAAAAGCAAGTATATGAAGAAGAAATCGCGCCAGCATTGAAAGCGGGCAAGGCACTCGCATTTGCACACGGATTCAATATCCACTTCGGTCAGATCAAACCGCCAGCTGATGTTGATGTATTCTTAGTCGCACCAAAAGGACCAGGACATCTCGTACGACGGACATTTGAAGCTGGCGCAGGCGTACCGGCACTATTCGGAGTGTATCAAGATGCATCAGGTACGGCCCGCGAAACAGCTCTTGCCTATTCAAAAGGGATTGGATCTGCACGAGGCGGGGTTCTTGAAACATCCTTTGAAGAAGAGACAGTGACCGATCTATTCGGGGAGCAAGCGGTCCTTTGCGGAGGGTTAACTTCACTTATCAAAGCAGGATTTGAAACACTTGTAGAAGCTGGATACCAGCCGGAACTTGCTTATTTTGAAACACTCCATGAAACGAAACTCATCGTTGACTTAATGTATGAAGGCGGCATGGCAGGCATGCGTTACTCAGTTTCAGATACAGCAGAATGGGGCGATTTCGTTTCAGGACCTCGCGTCATCGATGCAGATACGAAAGCTCGTATGAAGTCGATCTTGGAGGATATCCAGTCCGGGAAGTTTGCAAAAGAATGGATCCAGGAAAACGAAGATGGCCGTCCGAACTTCAACCGCATTGAAAAAGAAGAAGCCGGACATCAGCTTGAAGAAGTCGGTGAAAAACTGCGCGCAATGATGCCGTTTGTTGCAAAAGGATTGAAAAAAGAGGAAGAGGTGACTGCAGGTGCGACGAATTGA